A single genomic interval of Burkholderia cepacia ATCC 25416 harbors:
- a CDS encoding aspartate kinase — translation MALIVHKYGGTSMGSVERIKNVAKRVAKWHQAGHQMVVVPSAMSGETNRLLGLAKEISSQPSPRELDMIASTGEQVSVGLLSIALQEIGVEAVSYAGWQVPIKTDSAFTKARIHSIDDERVKADLNAGKVVIITGFQGVDPDGHITTLGRGGSDTSAVAVAAALGAEECLIYTDVDGVYTTDPRVVEEARRLDRVTFEEMLEMASLGSKVLQIRSVEFAGKYQVKTRVLSSLTDPLIALDEEMRSGTLITFEEDETMEKAVISGIAFQRDEARIAVMGVPDKPGIAYQILGPVADANVDVDMIIQNQSVQGKTDFTFTVGRGDYQKAMDILTNQVKGHVNAEQVQGDPKVSKVSVVGVGMRSHVGVASKMFRTLSEEGINIQMISTSEIKISVLIDEKYMELAVRALHKAFELDQAS, via the coding sequence ATGGCACTCATCGTACACAAATACGGCGGCACTTCGATGGGCTCGGTCGAGCGCATCAAGAACGTCGCGAAACGCGTCGCAAAATGGCATCAGGCCGGGCACCAGATGGTGGTCGTGCCTTCGGCGATGTCCGGCGAAACCAACCGTCTGCTCGGTCTTGCGAAAGAGATTTCGAGCCAGCCGAGCCCGCGCGAGCTCGACATGATCGCGTCGACCGGCGAGCAGGTCAGCGTCGGCCTGCTGTCGATCGCGCTGCAGGAAATCGGCGTCGAGGCCGTGAGCTACGCGGGTTGGCAAGTGCCGATCAAGACGGACAGCGCGTTCACGAAAGCGCGCATTCACTCGATCGATGACGAGCGCGTGAAGGCCGATCTGAATGCAGGCAAGGTCGTGATCATCACGGGCTTCCAGGGCGTCGATCCGGACGGCCACATCACGACGCTGGGCCGTGGCGGCTCGGATACGTCGGCGGTGGCGGTCGCGGCTGCGCTGGGTGCCGAAGAGTGCCTGATTTACACGGACGTCGACGGCGTCTACACGACCGACCCGCGCGTCGTCGAAGAGGCGCGACGCCTCGATCGCGTGACGTTCGAGGAAATGCTGGAAATGGCCAGCCTCGGCTCGAAGGTCCTGCAGATCCGCTCGGTCGAATTCGCCGGCAAATACCAGGTGAAGACGCGCGTGCTGTCGAGCCTGACCGATCCGCTGATTGCGCTCGACGAAGAAATGCGCTCGGGCACCCTGATTACTTTTGAAGAAGACGAGACCATGGAAAAGGCAGTCATTTCCGGCATCGCGTTCCAGCGCGACGAAGCACGCATTGCTGTGATGGGCGTGCCCGACAAGCCGGGCATCGCGTATCAGATCCTCGGCCCGGTCGCGGATGCGAACGTCGACGTCGACATGATCATCCAGAACCAGAGCGTCCAGGGCAAGACCGACTTCACGTTCACGGTCGGCCGCGGCGACTACCAGAAGGCGATGGACATCCTCACCAACCAGGTGAAGGGCCACGTGAACGCCGAGCAGGTGCAGGGCGATCCGAAGGTGTCGAAGGTGTCGGTGGTCGGTGTCGGCATGCGTTCGCACGTGGGCGTCGCGAGCAAGATGTTCCGCACGCTGTCGGAAGAGGGCATCAACATCCAGATGATCTCGACGTCCGAAATCAAGATTTCCGTGCTGATCGACGAGAAATACATGGAGCTGGCCGTCCGCGCGTTGCACAAGGCATTCGAACTCGACCAGGCATCGTGA
- the tilS gene encoding tRNA lysidine(34) synthetase TilS — MIPPTEFSADRVVLDAVGVALSGMPPDARIAIAYSGGLDSTVLLDAAVRVAGASRCVALHVHHGLSANADAWVAHAEASAAGLGVAFESMCVDVPRDSGLGVEATARERRYAALDEMCERHGAAALWLAQHADDQAETVLLQLLRGAGIAGLAAMAPRYRPDGVSVERVRPLLRLLRAQLERYAAQRALEWIDDESNNDTRYARNALRIDVLPVLAVHFPGFRDALGRAAQHAAAAQRLLDDLAELDFAVAARDDGQALSRDALVAFDDTRGANLLRFWMRRLGLPGASAARLANMMRQLRAAHDAHALRVDHAGQCLRLYRDVVYWEAGDSSEPADDGTGTPHPDASLAWDGQEVWHLPGWRGTFVFAPVDAPSADAVPEALLRGARLVARARAGGERMRTSPGGPGRTLKNLFQERGVPAWQRDVPLLFAGERLIYVPRLGINRDVGAFGSEAAGDGTWRRIEWRPDLLIA; from the coding sequence GTGATCCCACCGACCGAATTCTCCGCCGACCGCGTCGTCCTCGACGCGGTCGGCGTTGCGCTTTCCGGCATGCCGCCCGATGCGCGCATCGCGATCGCATACAGCGGCGGCCTCGACTCGACGGTGTTGCTCGATGCGGCCGTGCGCGTCGCGGGCGCGTCGCGCTGCGTCGCGCTGCACGTGCACCACGGGCTGAGTGCGAACGCCGATGCGTGGGTTGCGCATGCCGAGGCGAGCGCGGCCGGGCTCGGCGTCGCATTCGAATCGATGTGCGTCGACGTCCCGCGCGACAGCGGCCTCGGTGTCGAGGCGACGGCGCGCGAGCGGCGCTATGCGGCGCTCGACGAGATGTGCGAACGCCACGGCGCGGCTGCGCTGTGGCTCGCGCAGCATGCGGACGACCAGGCCGAGACCGTGTTGCTGCAGTTGTTGCGCGGCGCGGGGATCGCGGGGCTTGCCGCGATGGCGCCGCGTTACCGTCCCGACGGCGTGAGCGTCGAGCGCGTGCGCCCGCTGCTGCGACTGCTGCGCGCGCAACTCGAGCGTTATGCGGCGCAGCGCGCGCTCGAATGGATCGACGACGAATCGAACAACGACACGCGTTACGCGCGCAATGCGCTGCGCATCGACGTGCTGCCGGTGCTGGCCGTGCATTTCCCGGGCTTTCGCGACGCGCTGGGCCGCGCGGCCCAGCACGCGGCCGCCGCCCAGCGGCTGCTCGACGATCTGGCTGAACTCGACTTCGCCGTTGCCGCGCGCGATGACGGGCAGGCGCTGTCACGCGATGCACTGGTTGCGTTCGACGATACGCGTGGCGCGAACCTGCTGCGCTTCTGGATGCGCCGGCTCGGTTTGCCGGGCGCGTCGGCCGCCCGGCTCGCCAACATGATGCGGCAGTTGCGTGCCGCACACGATGCCCATGCATTGCGCGTCGATCACGCGGGGCAATGCCTGCGGCTTTATCGCGATGTCGTCTACTGGGAAGCGGGCGACAGCAGCGAGCCGGCCGACGATGGCACCGGCACCCCCCATCCGGACGCGTCGCTCGCGTGGGACGGGCAGGAGGTCTGGCACCTGCCGGGATGGCGCGGCACGTTCGTGTTCGCGCCGGTCGACGCGCCAAGCGCCGATGCGGTGCCGGAGGCGCTGCTGCGCGGTGCGCGGCTCGTGGCGCGCGCCCGCGCGGGCGGCGAGCGGATGCGCACGTCGCCGGGCGGGCCGGGCCGCACGCTGAAGAACCTGTTCCAGGAGCGCGGCGTGCCGGCCTGGCAGCGCGACGTGCCGCTCTTGTTCGCGGGCGAGCGGCTGATCTACGTGCCGCGGCTCGGCATCAATCGCGATGTCGGCGCGTTCGGCAGCGAGGCGGCAGGCGACGGCACCTGGCGCCGGATCGAATGGCGTCCCGACCTGCTGATCGCGTAA
- a CDS encoding acetyl-CoA carboxylase carboxyltransferase subunit alpha: MKTTFLDFEQPIAELEAKIEELRFVQDDSAVDISEEIERLSKKSQQLTKDLYANLSPWQVSQIARHPQRPYTLDYVAELFTDFHELHGDRAFADDLSIVGGLARFGGHPCMVIGHQKGRDTKERAARNFGMPRPEGYRKAERLMRLAEKFGLPIFTFVDTPGAYPGIGAEERGQSEAIGRNLYVMAELKTPIITTVIGEGGSGGALAIAVADTVMMLQFSTYSVISPEGCASILWKSAAKAPEAAEALGLTAHRLKALGLIDKIINEPLGGAHRDPKGMAALLRRALADSLRQFQGMSIDALRERRFERLMAYGKFKETTPGA, from the coding sequence ATGAAGACCACGTTTCTGGATTTCGAACAGCCGATCGCCGAACTCGAGGCCAAGATCGAAGAGCTGCGATTCGTGCAGGACGACTCGGCTGTCGACATTTCGGAAGAAATCGAGCGGCTGTCGAAGAAAAGCCAGCAACTGACGAAAGACCTCTACGCGAACCTGTCGCCGTGGCAGGTTTCGCAGATCGCGCGGCATCCGCAGCGCCCGTACACGCTCGATTACGTTGCGGAACTGTTTACCGATTTTCACGAGCTGCACGGCGACCGCGCATTCGCGGACGACCTGTCGATCGTCGGCGGTCTCGCGCGCTTCGGCGGCCATCCGTGCATGGTGATCGGTCACCAGAAGGGCCGTGACACGAAGGAACGCGCCGCGCGCAACTTCGGGATGCCGCGTCCGGAAGGCTATCGCAAGGCCGAGCGCCTGATGCGTCTCGCCGAGAAGTTCGGGCTGCCGATCTTCACGTTCGTCGACACGCCGGGCGCGTACCCGGGCATCGGCGCGGAAGAGCGCGGCCAGTCGGAGGCGATCGGCCGCAACCTGTACGTGATGGCCGAGCTGAAGACGCCGATCATCACGACCGTGATCGGCGAGGGCGGTTCGGGCGGCGCGCTCGCGATTGCAGTGGCCGACACCGTGATGATGCTGCAGTTCTCGACCTACTCGGTGATCTCGCCGGAAGGCTGCGCGTCGATCCTGTGGAAGAGCGCAGCGAAGGCGCCGGAAGCCGCGGAAGCGCTCGGCCTGACCGCGCACCGCCTGAAGGCGCTCGGCCTGATCGACAAGATCATCAACGAGCCGCTCGGCGGCGCGCATCGCGATCCGAAGGGCATGGCTGCGCTGCTGCGCCGCGCGCTCGCCGATTCGCTGCGCCAGTTCCAGGGCATGAGCATCGATGCGCTGCGCGAGCGCCGCTTCGAGCGCCTGATGGCCTACGGCAAGTTCAAGGAAACCACGCCGGGCGCATGA
- a CDS encoding DNA-3-methyladenine glycosylase family protein, with protein MATARKAPVRRATPVAARPAAKRVPPVKTDATRAVPNGALNGHAQPAAAQPAADAARKARATEADGEEVVVRPAYWDKACADLVKRDRILKKLIPKFGPAHLVKRGDPFVTLARSVVGQQISVPSAQSLWARIGDACPKLAPQPVIRLGADKLIACGLSKRKTEYILDLAQHFVSGALHVDKWTSMDDEDVIAELTQIRGISRWTAEMFLIFNLSRPDVLPLDDPGLIRAISVNYFSGEPVTRSEAREVAANWEPWRTVATWYMWRSLDAPDADA; from the coding sequence ATGGCAACGGCCAGAAAAGCGCCGGTCAGGCGCGCGACCCCGGTCGCCGCGCGTCCGGCAGCCAAGCGCGTGCCGCCGGTGAAGACGGACGCAACGCGCGCCGTGCCGAACGGCGCGCTCAACGGTCATGCGCAGCCCGCGGCCGCGCAGCCGGCCGCCGACGCGGCCCGCAAGGCCCGTGCGACCGAAGCGGACGGCGAGGAGGTCGTCGTGCGTCCTGCTTACTGGGACAAGGCATGCGCCGACCTCGTCAAGCGCGACCGGATCCTGAAGAAACTGATTCCGAAGTTCGGTCCCGCGCATCTCGTGAAGCGCGGCGACCCGTTCGTCACGCTTGCGCGCTCGGTCGTCGGCCAGCAGATTTCGGTGCCGTCGGCGCAGTCGCTGTGGGCGCGCATCGGGGATGCCTGTCCGAAACTCGCGCCGCAACCGGTGATCCGGCTCGGCGCGGACAAGCTGATCGCGTGCGGGCTGTCGAAGCGCAAGACGGAATACATCCTCGATCTCGCGCAGCATTTCGTGTCGGGCGCGCTGCACGTCGACAAATGGACGTCGATGGACGACGAGGACGTGATCGCGGAACTCACGCAGATTCGCGGCATCAGCCGCTGGACGGCCGAGATGTTCCTGATCTTCAACCTGTCGCGGCCGGACGTTCTGCCGCTCGACGACCCGGGCCTGATCCGCGCGATCAGCGTCAATTACTTCAGCGGGGAACCCGTCACGCGCAGCGAGGCGCGTGAAGTCGCGGCCAACTGGGAACCGTGGCGCACCGTTGCGACCTGGTACATGTGGCGCAGCCTCGATGCGCCCGACGCCGACGCCTGA
- the cysS gene encoding cysteine--tRNA ligase — translation MESLRIYNTLARDKQVFVPRQPGEVRMYVCGITVYDYCHVGHARMLVVFDLVQRWLRAIGYRVTYVRNITDIDDKIIRRAVENGETIKSLTDRFIGAMHDDESALGIQRPDIEPRATAFIPQMLGMIETLETNGYAYQATDGDVNYSVRKFANYGKLSGKSLDDLRAGERVAANDAKEDPLDFVLWKRAKPEDPEGASWASKYGMGRPGWHIECSAMGCTLLGEHFDIHGGGQDLQFPHHENEIAQSEGATGQTFVNYWMHNGFVQVDNEKMSKSLGNFFTIREVLERYDAEVMRFFIVRTHYRSPLNYSDVHLDDARASLTRLYTALKDVNADTLALDWNEPHAQRFAAAMNDDFNTPVAVATLFELAGEVNRTRDASLARQLKQLAGLLGLLGREPRAFLQQASGAAQAGGLAADEIEAKIAARVAAKQAKDYAEADRIRAELLETGIALEDKPGGSTEWRRV, via the coding sequence ATGGAATCACTGCGCATCTACAACACGCTCGCGCGTGACAAGCAAGTTTTCGTGCCGCGCCAGCCCGGCGAAGTGCGGATGTACGTATGCGGAATCACCGTATACGACTATTGTCACGTGGGCCACGCGCGCATGCTGGTCGTGTTCGACCTCGTCCAGCGCTGGTTGCGTGCGATCGGTTACCGGGTCACGTATGTGCGCAACATCACCGACATCGACGACAAGATCATCCGCCGCGCGGTCGAGAACGGCGAGACGATCAAGTCGCTGACCGACCGGTTCATCGGCGCGATGCACGACGACGAAAGCGCGCTCGGCATCCAGCGGCCCGACATCGAGCCGCGGGCGACGGCGTTCATTCCGCAGATGCTCGGCATGATCGAGACGCTCGAGACGAACGGTTACGCGTATCAGGCGACCGACGGCGACGTCAATTACTCGGTGCGCAAGTTCGCGAACTACGGAAAGCTGTCGGGCAAGTCGCTCGACGATCTCCGCGCGGGCGAGCGCGTCGCCGCGAACGACGCGAAGGAAGATCCGCTCGACTTCGTGCTGTGGAAGCGGGCGAAGCCGGAAGATCCGGAAGGCGCGTCGTGGGCGTCGAAGTACGGGATGGGCCGCCCGGGCTGGCACATCGAGTGCTCGGCGATGGGCTGCACGCTGCTTGGCGAACATTTCGACATCCATGGCGGCGGGCAGGATCTGCAATTCCCGCACCACGAGAACGAGATCGCGCAGAGCGAAGGCGCGACCGGCCAGACGTTCGTCAATTACTGGATGCACAACGGCTTCGTGCAGGTCGACAACGAGAAGATGTCGAAATCGCTCGGCAACTTCTTCACGATCCGCGAAGTGCTCGAGCGCTACGACGCGGAAGTCATGCGTTTCTTCATCGTGCGCACGCACTACCGTTCGCCTCTCAATTACAGCGACGTGCATCTCGACGATGCGCGCGCGTCGCTCACGCGCCTCTACACTGCGCTGAAGGACGTCAATGCCGACACGCTCGCGCTCGACTGGAACGAGCCGCACGCGCAGCGTTTTGCGGCCGCGATGAACGACGACTTCAACACGCCGGTCGCGGTGGCGACGTTGTTCGAGCTGGCGGGCGAGGTGAATCGCACGCGCGACGCATCGCTCGCGCGGCAACTGAAACAGCTGGCGGGGCTGCTCGGCCTGCTGGGCCGCGAACCGCGCGCGTTCCTGCAGCAGGCGTCGGGTGCCGCGCAGGCGGGCGGGCTCGCCGCCGACGAGATCGAAGCGAAGATCGCCGCGCGCGTCGCGGCGAAGCAAGCGAAGGACTATGCCGAAGCGGACCGGATCCGGGCGGAACTGCTCGAGACCGGTATCGCACTTGAAGACAAACCGGGCGGATCGACCGAATGGCGTCGCGTATGA
- a CDS encoding tetratricopeptide repeat protein, with the protein MKPHRGRAPSAATLVATTVMGVALTLFAAPAAHAQKAPATADGTPEIDASIAGKQWKQALAQLDARIASNPHDLQAQFKRGTVLARLNRDDDAIQQFVAITQAYPELPEPYNNLAALYAKHGRYDEARTALVTATQANPSYSLAYENLGDLYLRLAAESYKRAQSLGRTSGATAQRLADLQKIVSPPKTAPNARAASPATRDYSDRAAANVSTTTLPMSPTFQFSGPSGALAAPYVAPSQ; encoded by the coding sequence ATGAAACCTCATCGCGGCCGCGCGCCGAGCGCTGCGACCCTCGTTGCGACCACCGTCATGGGCGTCGCGCTGACGCTGTTCGCGGCCCCCGCAGCGCATGCGCAGAAGGCCCCGGCCACCGCCGACGGCACCCCCGAAATCGACGCGTCGATCGCCGGCAAGCAGTGGAAGCAGGCGCTCGCGCAGCTCGACGCGCGCATCGCATCGAACCCGCACGACCTGCAGGCGCAGTTCAAGCGCGGCACCGTGCTGGCCCGCCTGAACCGCGACGACGACGCGATCCAGCAGTTCGTCGCGATCACGCAGGCGTACCCCGAACTGCCCGAGCCGTACAACAACCTTGCGGCGCTTTACGCGAAGCATGGCCGATACGACGAAGCGCGCACCGCGCTCGTCACGGCGACGCAAGCGAACCCGAGCTACTCGCTCGCATACGAGAACCTCGGCGATCTTTACCTGCGCCTCGCGGCCGAGTCGTACAAGCGCGCGCAATCGCTCGGCCGCACGAGCGGCGCGACCGCGCAGCGCCTCGCCGATCTCCAGAAGATCGTGTCGCCGCCGAAGACCGCGCCGAACGCCCGCGCGGCCTCACCGGCCACGCGCGACTACTCCGACCGCGCCGCCGCGAACGTGAGCACCACCACGCTGCCGATGTCGCCGACGTTCCAGTTCAGCGGTCCGTCGGGCGCACTGGCGGCGCCGTACGTCGCGCCGTCGCAATAA
- a CDS encoding peptidylprolyl isomerase has protein sequence MKRLLLALGGAALLATATAPAFAQSATAHPVVQLKTSQGDIRVELYPEKAPKSVANFLDYVKAGQYNGTIFHRVIKGFMIQGGGYKTNFEEKPTRAPIPLESRNGLKNLTGTIAMARTSDPNSATAQFFINTVDNSGLDYPNPDGNGYAVFGKVVSGLDVVKKIEGVATTSRGPMQDVPAQPIVIESASVVSK, from the coding sequence ATGAAACGTCTGTTGCTGGCGCTTGGCGGCGCCGCCCTTCTCGCGACCGCGACCGCACCTGCGTTCGCGCAATCGGCTACCGCGCACCCCGTCGTGCAGCTGAAGACCTCGCAGGGCGACATCCGCGTCGAGCTCTACCCGGAGAAGGCGCCGAAATCGGTCGCCAACTTCCTCGATTACGTGAAGGCCGGCCAGTACAACGGCACGATCTTCCATCGCGTGATCAAGGGCTTCATGATCCAGGGCGGCGGCTACAAGACCAACTTCGAGGAGAAGCCGACCCGCGCGCCGATCCCGCTGGAAAGCCGCAATGGTCTGAAGAACCTGACGGGCACGATCGCGATGGCACGCACGAGCGATCCGAACTCGGCCACCGCGCAGTTCTTCATCAACACGGTCGACAACAGCGGCCTCGACTACCCGAACCCGGACGGCAACGGTTATGCGGTGTTCGGCAAGGTCGTGTCGGGTCTCGACGTCGTGAAGAAGATCGAAGGCGTCGCGACGACCTCGCGCGGTCCGATGCAGGACGTGCCCGCACAACCGATCGTGATCGAATCGGCGAGCGTCGTCTCGAAGTAA
- a CDS encoding peptidylprolyl isomerase, with amino-acid sequence MVELHTNHGVIKLELDAAKAPKTVENFLNYVKKGHYDGTVFHRVINGFMIQGGGFEPGLKQKPTDAPIDNEANNGLKNDNYTIAMARTNDPHSATAQFFINVNDNDFLNHSSPTPQGWGYAVFGKVVEGQDVVDKIKGVKTGNAGFHQDVPADDVVIEKAVVV; translated from the coding sequence ATGGTTGAACTGCATACGAACCACGGCGTGATCAAGCTCGAGCTCGACGCCGCGAAGGCACCGAAGACGGTCGAAAACTTCCTGAACTACGTGAAGAAGGGCCACTACGACGGCACCGTGTTCCATCGCGTGATCAACGGCTTCATGATCCAGGGCGGCGGTTTCGAGCCGGGCCTGAAGCAGAAGCCGACCGACGCGCCGATCGACAACGAAGCGAACAACGGCCTGAAGAACGACAACTACACGATCGCGATGGCGCGCACGAACGATCCGCACTCGGCGACCGCCCAGTTCTTCATCAACGTGAACGACAACGACTTCCTGAACCACTCGTCGCCGACGCCGCAAGGCTGGGGCTACGCCGTGTTCGGCAAGGTTGTCGAAGGCCAGGACGTGGTCGACAAGATCAAGGGCGTCAAGACGGGCAACGCCGGTTTCCATCAGGACGTGCCGGCCGACGACGTCGTGATCGAAAAGGCCGTCGTGGTCTGA
- a CDS encoding UDP-2,3-diacylglucosamine diphosphatase, translating to MLQESPPRSVSAGVPGEREYAQAARPFLFLSDLHLSEAIPKTVAAFEHFVKYTADSADSVFILGDLFEYWIGDDILDDDPFAARMAALMHTFSERGIALYVMHGNRDFLLGRRFMKAAGAMLLPDPSLIMAFGQRIVLAHGDAQCTADRGYQLFRRFARNRVAQWLFLAWPFRWRRALAHRMRSNSEAGRMRPASAIYDVTREGVAALFRKSRASVIIHGHTHRPARHSEPGGIRWVLPDWDLDHGKPRGGYLRVDAEGIHAMPLD from the coding sequence ATGTTGCAGGAGAGTCCGCCGCGAAGCGTCTCCGCGGGCGTGCCGGGCGAGCGCGAATACGCGCAAGCCGCACGCCCGTTCCTGTTTCTCTCCGATCTGCACCTGAGCGAAGCGATTCCGAAGACGGTCGCCGCGTTCGAGCATTTCGTGAAATACACCGCCGACAGCGCCGACTCGGTGTTCATCCTCGGTGATCTGTTCGAATACTGGATCGGCGACGACATCCTCGACGACGATCCGTTCGCGGCCCGCATGGCCGCGCTCATGCACACGTTCTCCGAACGCGGAATTGCGCTCTACGTGATGCACGGCAACCGCGATTTCCTGCTCGGCCGTCGCTTCATGAAGGCAGCCGGCGCGATGCTGCTGCCCGACCCGTCGCTGATCATGGCGTTCGGCCAGCGTATCGTGCTCGCGCACGGCGACGCGCAATGCACGGCCGATCGCGGCTACCAGCTGTTCCGCCGCTTCGCACGCAACCGCGTCGCGCAATGGCTGTTTCTCGCATGGCCGTTCCGCTGGCGCCGCGCGCTCGCGCACCGCATGCGCTCGAACAGCGAAGCGGGCCGGATGCGCCCTGCTTCGGCGATTTACGATGTCACGCGCGAAGGGGTGGCCGCCCTGTTCCGGAAAAGCCGCGCGAGCGTGATCATTCACGGCCACACGCACCGCCCCGCGCGCCACAGCGAGCCGGGCGGCATTCGCTGGGTGTTGCCCGACTGGGATCTCGACCACGGCAAGCCGCGCGGCGGTTACCTGCGTGTCGACGCGGAAGGCATCCACGCGATGCCGCTCGACTGA
- the cysE gene encoding serine O-acetyltransferase, whose protein sequence is MFTRLREDVATIRERDPAARSAWEVLTCYPGLHALVLHRFAHACWRAKRYWLARFASQAGRFLTGIEIHPGATIGRRVFIDHGMGVVIGETAIIGDDCTIYQGVTLGGTSLTRGAKRHPTLEAGVIVGAGAKVLGGFTVGAGAKIGSNAVVVKPVPAGGTAVGNPARIVMPAQPKPQPERAAFSAYGITPNADDPMSLAIHGLIDHAAKESRRVDEIVAALERLGTHLETLQGADAARLDLRRLSAVLEGKTVERQA, encoded by the coding sequence ATGTTCACGAGACTGCGCGAAGACGTTGCAACGATTCGCGAGCGGGATCCCGCCGCTCGCAGTGCATGGGAAGTGCTGACCTGTTATCCGGGGCTGCATGCGCTCGTACTGCATCGTTTCGCGCACGCATGCTGGCGCGCGAAGCGCTACTGGCTCGCGCGTTTCGCGTCACAGGCCGGCCGGTTCCTGACCGGCATTGAAATCCACCCGGGCGCGACGATCGGCCGGCGTGTGTTTATCGATCACGGCATGGGTGTCGTGATCGGCGAGACGGCGATCATCGGCGACGACTGCACGATCTATCAGGGCGTGACGCTGGGCGGCACGTCGCTCACGCGCGGCGCGAAGCGCCACCCCACGCTCGAGGCCGGCGTGATCGTCGGCGCGGGTGCGAAGGTGCTCGGCGGTTTCACGGTCGGTGCGGGCGCGAAGATTGGTTCGAACGCGGTCGTCGTGAAGCCGGTGCCGGCAGGCGGCACGGCGGTCGGCAATCCGGCGCGCATCGTGATGCCGGCGCAGCCGAAGCCGCAGCCCGAACGCGCGGCGTTCTCCGCGTACGGGATCACGCCGAATGCCGACGATCCGATGTCGCTCGCCATTCACGGGCTGATCGATCACGCTGCGAAGGAAAGCCGCCGCGTCGACGAGATCGTCGCGGCGCTCGAACGGCTCGGCACGCATCTGGAAACGCTGCAGGGCGCCGACGCGGCGCGCCTCGATCTGCGCCGGCTGTCGGCGGTGCTGGAAGGCAAGACGGTCGAGCGCCAGGCGTAA
- a CDS encoding RNA methyltransferase: METPQITAAPSEPGAASSRPPSGGFTSTRFVLVEPSHPGNVGAAARALKTMGFSRLVLVAPRVPHVQSDPEAIAMASGADDVLASAHVVPTLGDALSGVHWSIALTARTREYGPPRLAPRAAATQACAQVGTGDIALVFGNERTGLANEHVEQCSALAHIPANPAYSSLNLAQAVQVLAYELRVAFLEQASEPSAQAPAEAGTLAQSDEIERMYVHLENALIALDFLDPHNPKKLMPRLRRLFARTGLEREEVNILRGIAKHILLKSGKPGGDA; this comes from the coding sequence GTGGAAACCCCGCAGATCACCGCCGCGCCGTCCGAGCCGGGCGCGGCCTCGTCCCGGCCGCCGTCCGGCGGCTTCACGTCCACCCGTTTCGTGCTCGTCGAGCCGAGCCATCCCGGCAACGTCGGGGCGGCCGCCCGCGCGCTGAAGACGATGGGTTTCTCGCGTCTGGTGCTGGTCGCGCCGCGTGTGCCGCACGTCCAGAGCGATCCCGAGGCGATCGCGATGGCCAGCGGCGCGGACGACGTCCTCGCCTCCGCGCATGTCGTGCCGACGCTTGGCGACGCGCTGTCCGGCGTGCACTGGTCGATCGCACTGACCGCGCGTACGCGCGAATACGGGCCGCCGCGTCTCGCGCCGCGCGCGGCTGCCACGCAGGCGTGCGCACAGGTCGGCACGGGCGACATCGCGCTCGTGTTCGGCAACGAGCGCACGGGCCTCGCGAACGAGCACGTCGAGCAGTGCAGCGCGCTCGCGCACATCCCGGCGAACCCGGCCTACAGTTCGCTGAATCTCGCACAGGCCGTGCAGGTGCTCGCGTACGAGCTGCGCGTCGCGTTTCTCGAGCAGGCGAGCGAGCCGTCGGCGCAAGCGCCGGCCGAAGCCGGCACGCTCGCGCAGAGCGACGAGATCGAGCGGATGTACGTGCACCTCGAGAACGCGCTGATCGCACTCGATTTCCTCGATCCGCACAACCCGAAGAAGCTGATGCCGCGGTTGCGGCGCCTGTTCGCGCGCACGGGCCTCGAGCGTGAGGAGGTCAATATCCTGCGCGGTATCGCGAAGCACATCCTGCTGAAATCGGGCAAACCGGGCGGCGACGCGTAA